A region from the Candidatus Binatia bacterium genome encodes:
- a CDS encoding cytochrome b N-terminal domain-containing protein, whose translation MSDDNRSKTSRSRLAAIGEWIDFRVKFRESFLPSIVHPIPRNTASWWYVFGSATLVCLILQLVTGICLAMVYVPAADEAWQSLEYLNYEQPLGWFLRGMHYWGSNFMVALMTVHLVQVFMFGAYKYPRELTWIVGCVLFLCTLGMAFTGQVMRFDQDAYWGLGIGASMAARFPLIGEQLVQLILGGPIIAGETLSRFFTLHVFVIPGVLLLMVGVHLLLVVKIGINEWPMPGRLVTRERYIAEYHELVERDGEPFVPHGITRDLVFGGLVILAIAACAAFIGPKGPNGIPDPTLIETNPRPDFWFLPLFSALALLPPYLETPLILTAPLMLILLAFLLPFYSNTGEKSWKRRPGAWILVIMVFLILGTLGWLGTYSPWSPDMTAWSGAPVPVENVKRSTPLELQGALVLQAKQCRNCHSLGGLGGERGPALDDVATRLTRDQLIRQVIQGGGNMPAYGKNLSPAEVTALVAFLTTLHPENEPPARDSQLPAVPGREASARQGGAG comes from the coding sequence GTGAGCGACGACAACAGGAGCAAGACCTCCCGCAGTCGGCTCGCCGCGATCGGCGAGTGGATCGACTTCCGCGTCAAGTTCCGCGAGTCGTTCCTGCCGTCGATCGTCCACCCGATCCCGCGCAACACGGCGAGCTGGTGGTACGTCTTCGGCAGCGCGACGCTGGTCTGCCTGATCCTGCAGCTCGTGACCGGCATCTGCCTCGCGATGGTCTACGTGCCGGCGGCCGACGAGGCGTGGCAGAGCCTCGAGTACCTGAACTACGAGCAGCCGCTCGGCTGGTTCCTGCGCGGCATGCACTACTGGGGCTCGAACTTCATGGTCGCCCTGATGACCGTGCACCTCGTGCAGGTCTTCATGTTCGGCGCCTACAAGTACCCGCGCGAGCTCACCTGGATCGTCGGCTGCGTGCTCTTCCTGTGCACGCTCGGCATGGCGTTCACCGGCCAGGTGATGCGCTTCGACCAGGACGCGTACTGGGGCCTCGGCATCGGCGCGTCGATGGCGGCGCGTTTCCCGCTGATCGGCGAGCAGCTCGTGCAGCTCATCCTCGGCGGTCCGATCATCGCGGGCGAGACGCTGTCGCGCTTCTTCACGCTGCACGTCTTCGTGATCCCGGGCGTGCTGCTGCTGATGGTCGGCGTGCACCTGCTGCTGGTGGTCAAGATCGGCATCAACGAGTGGCCGATGCCGGGACGGCTGGTGACGCGCGAGCGCTACATCGCCGAGTACCACGAGCTCGTCGAGCGCGACGGCGAGCCGTTCGTGCCGCACGGCATCACCCGCGACCTGGTGTTCGGCGGGCTCGTCATCCTGGCGATCGCGGCGTGCGCCGCGTTCATCGGTCCGAAGGGTCCGAACGGCATCCCCGACCCGACGCTGATCGAGACCAACCCGCGCCCGGACTTCTGGTTCCTGCCGCTGTTCTCGGCGCTGGCGCTGCTGCCGCCCTACCTCGAGACGCCGCTGATCCTCACGGCGCCGCTCATGCTGATCCTGCTCGCCTTCCTGCTGCCGTTCTACTCGAACACCGGCGAGAAGAGCTGGAAGCGGCGTCCGGGCGCCTGGATCCTGGTCATCATGGTCTTCCTGATCCTCGGCACGCTGGGCTGGCTCGGCACCTACTCGCCGTGGTCGCCCGACATGACGGCGTGGAGCGGCGCGCCGGTGCCGGTCGAGAACGTCAAGCGCAGCACGCCGCTCGAGCTGCAGGGCGCGCTCGTGCTGCAGGCGAAGCAGTGCCGCAACTGCCACAGCCTGGGCGGCCTCGGCGGCGAGCGCGGTCCGGCGCTCGACGACGTCGCCACGCGGCTGACGCGCGACCAGCTGATCCGCCAGGTGATCCAGGGCGGCGGCAACATGCCGGCCTACGGCAAGAACCTGAGCCCGGCCGAGGTGACGGCGCTGGTCGCCTTCCTCACCACGCTGCACCCCGAAAACGAGCCGCCGGCTCGCGACTCGCAGCTGCCGGCGGTGCCGGGTCGCGAGGCGTCGGCGCGCCAGGGCGGCGCCGGCTGA
- a CDS encoding cytochrome c oxidase assembly protein codes for MTRAALESLRFDPWLIAALVATGVVYVRGWRALHAQMPARFGVARLAAFLAGLVVLLVAVASPLDAFAPFLLTVHMVQHLLITMVAAPLLLLGAPQMPLLRGLPRAVAREALGPFLAAPELRALGRALSHPLVCLTAFVATTWLWHVPALYELALRSDRCHQVEHATFLATALLFWWPVVAPWPSVMRWPRWTVIPYLVVADLANTALSALLSFSEEVIYPSYAAAPRLAGTTALGDQSAAGALMWLVGAICSLVPAAVISVQLLSPRLVRPGETPAEQAASARAVARALLGDPRERARAARARGAFDLLDVPALGALLRSRRSRQALRFASFALAALIVADGLLGPQMSPMNLAGVLPWTWVRALAVVVLLAAGNWFCAVCPFLVPRELGRRVLPARLAWPRALRSKWLAVGVLVAWFVVYEVADVWDSPWWTAWLVVGYAAGALAVDGLFRGASFCKYVCPIGQLQFAYAALSPFEVRVKQPEACATCTTHDCIRGNAHARGCELALYLPRKAGNLDCTFCLDCADACPHGNVGVLAVAPAVDLIRDPRRSSLGRLSMRVDVAALALVLVFAAFANAAGMVAPVVRWQDALVRRLALPEGAVATALLVLALVPLPLALAVACAALGRALSGCGATLRELVCRFARALLPLGAGMWLAHLLFHLATGGGALWPVVQRGAADLGVAALGRPDWGGAAPHGDLAWLTPTLVLILDVGLLLTLWVAWRIAVERVDGARRQLALALPWTALGVALYAAGVWMLLQPMEMRGTMVHS; via the coding sequence GTGACGCGCGCGGCCCTCGAGTCGCTGCGCTTCGACCCGTGGCTGATCGCGGCGCTGGTCGCGACGGGCGTCGTCTACGTCCGCGGCTGGCGGGCGCTGCACGCGCAGATGCCGGCGCGCTTCGGCGTCGCGCGCCTCGCGGCCTTCCTCGCGGGGCTCGTCGTGCTGCTCGTCGCGGTCGCCTCGCCGCTCGACGCCTTCGCGCCGTTCCTCCTCACCGTGCACATGGTGCAGCACCTCCTGATCACCATGGTCGCTGCACCGCTGCTGCTGCTGGGCGCGCCGCAGATGCCGCTCCTGCGCGGGCTGCCGCGCGCGGTCGCGCGCGAAGCGTTGGGGCCGTTCCTCGCGGCGCCGGAGCTGCGCGCGCTCGGCCGCGCGCTCTCGCACCCGCTCGTGTGCTTGACGGCGTTCGTCGCGACGACCTGGCTCTGGCACGTGCCCGCGCTGTACGAGCTCGCGCTGCGCTCGGATCGCTGCCACCAGGTCGAGCACGCGACCTTCCTCGCGACCGCCCTGCTCTTCTGGTGGCCGGTCGTCGCGCCGTGGCCGAGCGTCATGCGCTGGCCGCGCTGGACGGTGATTCCGTACCTGGTCGTCGCCGACCTCGCGAACACCGCGCTCTCCGCGCTGCTGTCGTTCTCCGAGGAGGTGATCTACCCGAGCTACGCGGCGGCGCCGCGCCTCGCCGGCACGACCGCGCTCGGCGACCAGTCGGCCGCGGGCGCGCTGATGTGGCTCGTCGGCGCGATCTGCTCGCTCGTGCCGGCCGCGGTGATCTCGGTTCAGCTGCTGTCGCCGCGCCTCGTCCGCCCCGGCGAGACGCCCGCGGAGCAGGCTGCGTCCGCGCGCGCCGTGGCGCGCGCCCTGCTCGGCGATCCACGCGAGCGCGCCCGCGCCGCACGCGCGCGCGGCGCCTTCGATCTGCTCGACGTGCCCGCGCTCGGCGCGCTGCTGCGCAGCCGCAGGAGCCGGCAGGCGCTGCGCTTCGCGAGCTTCGCGCTCGCGGCGCTGATCGTCGCCGACGGGCTCCTCGGCCCGCAGATGTCGCCGATGAACCTCGCCGGCGTGCTGCCCTGGACGTGGGTGCGCGCGCTCGCGGTGGTGGTGCTGCTCGCGGCGGGCAACTGGTTCTGCGCCGTCTGTCCGTTCCTCGTGCCGCGCGAGCTCGGCAGGCGCGTGCTGCCGGCGCGCCTCGCCTGGCCACGCGCGCTGCGCTCGAAATGGCTCGCGGTCGGCGTGCTCGTCGCCTGGTTCGTCGTCTACGAGGTCGCCGACGTGTGGGACAGCCCGTGGTGGACGGCCTGGCTCGTCGTCGGCTACGCGGCGGGCGCGCTCGCGGTCGACGGACTCTTCCGCGGCGCGAGCTTCTGCAAGTACGTCTGCCCGATCGGACAGCTCCAGTTCGCGTACGCCGCGCTGTCGCCGTTCGAGGTCCGCGTCAAGCAACCCGAGGCGTGCGCGACCTGCACGACGCACGACTGCATCCGCGGCAACGCGCACGCCCGCGGCTGCGAGCTCGCGCTCTACCTGCCGCGCAAGGCGGGAAACCTCGACTGCACGTTCTGCCTCGACTGCGCCGACGCCTGCCCGCACGGCAACGTCGGCGTGCTCGCGGTGGCGCCCGCCGTCGACCTGATCCGCGACCCGCGCCGCTCGTCGCTCGGCCGGCTGTCGATGCGCGTCGACGTCGCGGCGCTCGCGCTGGTGCTGGTGTTCGCGGCGTTCGCCAATGCCGCGGGGATGGTCGCGCCGGTGGTGCGCTGGCAGGACGCGCTCGTCCGCCGCCTGGCGCTGCCGGAGGGCGCCGTCGCGACGGCGCTGCTCGTGCTGGCGCTGGTGCCGCTGCCGCTCGCGCTCGCCGTCGCCTGCGCGGCGCTCGGACGCGCGCTCTCCGGCTGCGGCGCGACGCTGCGCGAGCTCGTCTGCCGCTTCGCCCGCGCGCTGCTGCCGCTCGGGGCGGGCATGTGGCTCGCGCACCTGCTCTTCCACCTCGCGACCGGGGGCGGCGCGCTGTGGCCGGTCGTGCAGCGCGGCGCCGCCGACCTCGGCGTCGCGGCGCTCGGCCGCCCGGACTGGGGCGGGGCCGCGCCGCACGGCGACCTCGCCTGGCTGACGCCGACGCTGGTCCTGATCCTCGACGTCGGCCTGCTGCTGACCCTGTGGGTCGCGTGGCGGATCGCGGTCGAGCGCGTCGACGGAGCGCGCCGGCAGCTCGCGCTCGCGCTGCCCTGGACGGCGCTCGGGGTCGCGCTCTATGCCGCCGGCGTGTGGATGCTGCTGCAGCCGATGGAGATGCGCGGCACGATGGTGCACTCGTGA
- a CDS encoding glycosyltransferase family 2 protein produces MIAGKRVCVVMPAYNAEKTLEQTVAEVPRDIVDDIVLVDDQSRDGTVELARKLGLHVIVHPKNRGYGGNQKTCYTEALRRGAEIVVMVHPDYQYTPLLIPALASCVASGLFDAALGSRILGGGALRGGMPVYKYVANRFLTLSQNLLIRQKLSEYHTGYRAFSRRLLTTLPLEENDDDFVFDNQMLVQALHFGFRIAEVTCPTRYATDSSSINFPRSVKYGLGVLKTAFAARLAASGLAQPRFLSPDGRKLAVEAPARADEANDAEASAQSR; encoded by the coding sequence ATGATCGCCGGAAAGCGCGTCTGCGTCGTCATGCCGGCGTACAACGCCGAGAAGACGCTCGAGCAGACGGTCGCCGAGGTGCCGCGCGACATCGTCGACGACATCGTGCTGGTCGACGACCAGTCGCGCGACGGCACGGTCGAGCTCGCGCGCAAGCTCGGGCTGCACGTCATCGTGCACCCGAAGAACCGCGGCTACGGCGGCAACCAGAAGACCTGCTACACCGAGGCGCTCCGCCGCGGCGCCGAGATCGTGGTGATGGTCCACCCGGACTACCAGTACACGCCGCTGCTCATCCCGGCGCTCGCGTCGTGCGTCGCGAGCGGGCTGTTCGACGCCGCGCTCGGCTCGCGCATCCTCGGCGGCGGCGCGCTGCGCGGCGGCATGCCGGTCTACAAGTACGTCGCGAACCGCTTCCTGACGCTGTCGCAGAACCTGCTGATACGCCAGAAGCTCTCGGAGTACCACACCGGCTACCGCGCGTTCTCGCGTCGGCTGCTCACCACGCTGCCGCTCGAGGAGAACGACGACGACTTCGTCTTCGACAACCAGATGCTGGTGCAGGCGCTGCACTTCGGCTTCCGCATCGCCGAGGTGACCTGCCCGACGCGCTACGCGACCGACTCGTCGTCGATCAACTTCCCGCGCAGCGTCAAGTATGGGCTCGGGGTGCTGAAGACGGCGTTCGCCGCGCGTCTCGCGGCGTCCGGCCTCGCGCAGCCGCGCTTCCTGTCGCCCGACGGGCGCAAGCTCGCGGTCGAGGCGCCGGCTCGAGCGGACGAAGCGAACGACGCGGAGGCGTCGGCTCAGTCGAGGTAG
- a CDS encoding sulfatase: MGLPPILDARPAAVRTVVRATRLARARAWCALALVAVVTLSAGCGRRDDTPLQPVYRLTSVLERGIPRGTPERCAVGDEFRLAIGCVPFLTVASTRLPRPEGDELHLTVDVPPDAHRSTMVLEPRVRGTKDWQRVPSQILPPTQKLQLELALPIPKEVVGDALGVQIFGRPLPPNEQTHRTRPLKIGHGAELVVGLGMEETAVRLGASPVEFRLSVETDDGTRELLSDTLDPLRDQQWVDRRVDLADLAAQTVRFRFETRVVPRPGADPATSFGIPLWGAPQVLEPRRRDGRRNVVLISLDTLRGDHLDGTLNGIPLMPELSAIAARDGTVFENAYTTYPSTSASHMSMFTGLYPVVHNVVFATHTLAPEITTLPEVMARNGYATVAVTENGMLAAPAGFLRGFDYYREFKGSTIWDAKGEIEQTFGAGLRWLEEHPDERFFLFLHTYQVHVPYTPPPEFDIFKTWERDGEQVPIDATTPKFVVDRNLYAGEARYTDSVVKQLLERLAALGLLEETIVVITADHGDEFGEHGTIGHAKHAYDEVLHVPMVFIAPGLVPAGKRIATPVSLVDLMPTLLSLVDLPVPPGVQGRSLVPLLRGETFPEPRVLYAEAPAWGRQGKRRTAARLAGFKWIFQENETVPNEIFDLTVDPGEKAPLDDPQLVRIGQRLLWQYRRSAGVAAAQATAPEADPLADPKPEIDQRTVDKLRELGYLD; the protein is encoded by the coding sequence GTGGGGCTCCCGCCGATCCTCGACGCCCGCCCGGCGGCGGTGCGCACCGTCGTACGGGCGACGCGGCTCGCGCGGGCGCGTGCCTGGTGTGCTCTCGCGCTGGTCGCGGTCGTGACGCTGAGCGCGGGCTGCGGGCGGCGCGACGACACGCCGCTGCAGCCGGTCTACCGGCTCACCAGCGTGCTCGAGCGGGGGATCCCGCGCGGGACCCCCGAGCGCTGCGCGGTGGGCGACGAGTTCCGCCTCGCGATCGGCTGCGTGCCGTTCCTCACGGTGGCGAGCACGCGCCTGCCGCGTCCCGAGGGCGACGAGCTGCACCTCACCGTGGACGTCCCGCCGGACGCGCACCGCAGCACCATGGTGCTCGAGCCGCGCGTGCGCGGCACCAAGGACTGGCAGCGGGTCCCGTCGCAGATCCTGCCGCCGACGCAGAAGCTGCAGCTCGAGCTCGCGCTCCCGATCCCCAAGGAGGTCGTCGGCGACGCGCTCGGCGTGCAGATCTTCGGCCGGCCGCTGCCGCCGAACGAGCAGACCCACAGGACGCGGCCGCTCAAGATCGGCCACGGTGCGGAGCTCGTCGTCGGCCTCGGGATGGAGGAGACGGCAGTCCGCCTCGGCGCGTCGCCGGTCGAGTTCCGTCTCAGCGTCGAGACCGACGACGGGACGCGCGAGCTCCTCAGCGACACCCTCGATCCGCTGCGCGACCAGCAGTGGGTCGACCGTCGCGTCGACCTCGCGGATCTCGCCGCGCAGACGGTGCGCTTCCGCTTCGAGACCCGGGTCGTGCCGCGTCCCGGCGCCGACCCGGCGACGTCGTTCGGCATCCCGCTGTGGGGCGCGCCGCAGGTGCTCGAGCCGCGGCGTCGTGACGGACGCCGCAACGTCGTGCTGATCTCGCTCGACACGCTGCGCGGCGACCACCTCGACGGAACGCTCAACGGCATCCCGCTCATGCCCGAGCTGAGCGCCATCGCCGCGCGCGACGGCACGGTGTTCGAGAACGCCTACACGACGTACCCGTCGACCTCGGCCTCGCACATGTCGATGTTCACCGGTCTCTACCCGGTGGTGCACAACGTCGTGTTCGCGACGCACACGCTGGCGCCCGAGATCACGACGCTGCCCGAGGTGATGGCGCGCAACGGCTATGCGACCGTCGCCGTCACCGAGAACGGCATGCTCGCCGCGCCCGCGGGCTTCCTGCGCGGCTTCGACTACTACCGGGAGTTCAAGGGCTCGACGATCTGGGACGCGAAGGGGGAGATCGAGCAGACCTTCGGCGCCGGCCTGCGCTGGCTCGAGGAGCACCCGGACGAGCGGTTCTTCCTCTTCCTGCACACCTACCAGGTGCACGTCCCGTACACGCCGCCGCCGGAGTTCGACATCTTCAAGACCTGGGAGCGCGACGGCGAGCAGGTGCCGATCGACGCGACGACGCCGAAGTTCGTCGTCGACCGCAACCTCTACGCCGGCGAGGCGCGCTACACCGACAGCGTCGTCAAGCAGCTGCTCGAGCGCCTCGCGGCGCTCGGGCTGCTCGAGGAGACGATCGTCGTCATCACCGCCGACCACGGCGACGAGTTCGGCGAGCACGGCACGATCGGGCACGCGAAGCACGCCTACGACGAGGTGCTGCACGTGCCGATGGTGTTCATCGCGCCGGGGCTCGTGCCGGCGGGCAAGCGCATCGCGACGCCGGTGTCGCTCGTCGACCTGATGCCGACGCTGCTGTCGCTCGTGGATCTGCCGGTGCCGCCCGGCGTGCAGGGACGCAGCCTCGTGCCGCTGCTGCGCGGCGAGACGTTCCCCGAGCCCCGCGTGCTCTACGCCGAGGCGCCGGCGTGGGGACGTCAGGGCAAGCGCCGCACGGCCGCGCGGCTCGCCGGCTTCAAGTGGATCTTCCAGGAGAACGAGACGGTCCCGAACGAGATCTTCGACCTGACGGTCGACCCCGGCGAGAAGGCCCCGCTCGACGACCCGCAGCTCGTGCGCATCGGCCAGCGGCTGCTCTGGCAGTACCGTCGCAGCGCCGGCGTCGCGGCGGCGCAGGCGACCGCGCCCGAGGCCGATCCGCTCGCCGATCCGAAGCCGGAGATCGACCAGCGCACGGTCGACAAGCTGAGGGAGCTCGGCTACCTCGACTGA
- a CDS encoding Ig-like domain-containing protein, with translation MPTLLTLVAAPSAFAQTLTGLSLTPANAITMQQGQVVQFVATAHYSNGATADVTRDAQWTSGSTGVAIVQNPFNPQLLHLKGHVTAVAPGKTNITAQYGGLTARTQVTVTDTDIVAIITKPTSKNLEVGIPTQFKATAIFLDDSEDDVTKEVQWFSSDPSVATVSNTPPTQGLVTPLKPGTVVITARDPKSGVQNADGQANVRAQATHLAFDPPHLVIGKGIKYPIRVYVHRADGTRNQVTSDVEISAVPAGIVRINKANKLVGRKNGMATLSAYDPKRNLWTTASGNDATVEVRGKLKELHVDPVRLTVGEQKNARVWALLNSGMKSSDLRRIVQWSVLDQTIAGVGNSANDIGTVVGKKSGVTTLRAFYKTFASSEVDNLQVLGNLQSVALEIGDGRFPIGEEIEVKARGTYENDIKLNITDKCEWSVVNPNMAEVDNQPSSVDGDGKGWVKGKALGQTVLRATCEGKTAQAQIQVIGTMTGLVVQPAMTEMEALEEKQFKAIGQYSDGETKDLTKLVSWTSSNPGVATVDDVDDRGTVFALTTGSTNIVARKGNFVATGTVVVNAGIVRIEVLPDGNTIRGSTKLKMRANGIRANNKNPAPLTKRVVWSSANPEIARVSNRKGEEGTVFGGGVEGTTTITATLPGTDFTASAKVTTSCLLDSMEFGQTSKSWRMGRAKRAKMIGIYMCPNRSTRNITQNVEYTSSNPSVAVVSNEPKAVGLITPVSPGTTVITAVDPSTGKSATNSLLVTILP, from the coding sequence TTGCCCACATTGCTCACGCTCGTCGCGGCGCCGTCCGCCTTCGCGCAGACGCTCACGGGGCTGTCTCTCACCCCGGCCAACGCCATCACGATGCAGCAGGGGCAGGTCGTGCAATTCGTCGCGACCGCGCACTACAGCAACGGCGCCACCGCGGACGTGACCAGGGATGCGCAGTGGACGTCCGGCTCGACGGGCGTGGCGATCGTGCAGAATCCCTTCAATCCTCAGCTGCTCCACCTCAAGGGGCACGTGACCGCCGTCGCGCCCGGCAAGACCAACATCACGGCGCAGTACGGCGGGCTGACGGCCCGCACCCAGGTGACGGTGACCGACACGGACATCGTCGCGATCATCACCAAGCCGACGAGCAAGAACCTCGAGGTCGGCATCCCGACGCAGTTCAAGGCGACCGCCATCTTCCTCGACGACTCGGAGGACGACGTCACCAAGGAGGTGCAGTGGTTCTCGAGCGATCCGTCGGTCGCCACGGTGAGCAACACGCCTCCCACGCAGGGTCTGGTGACGCCGCTCAAGCCGGGGACCGTGGTGATCACGGCGCGCGACCCGAAGAGCGGCGTCCAGAACGCCGACGGCCAGGCCAACGTGCGCGCGCAGGCGACCCACCTCGCGTTCGACCCGCCGCACCTGGTGATCGGCAAGGGCATCAAGTACCCGATTCGCGTCTACGTCCACCGCGCCGACGGTACGCGCAACCAGGTCACCAGCGACGTCGAGATCTCGGCCGTGCCGGCCGGCATCGTTCGCATCAACAAGGCGAACAAGCTGGTCGGGCGCAAGAACGGCATGGCGACCCTGTCGGCGTACGACCCGAAGCGCAACCTGTGGACCACGGCGAGCGGCAACGACGCGACCGTCGAGGTGCGCGGCAAGCTGAAGGAGCTGCACGTCGACCCGGTGCGCCTCACGGTGGGCGAGCAGAAGAACGCGCGCGTCTGGGCTCTTCTGAACAGCGGCATGAAGTCGTCCGACCTGCGCCGCATCGTGCAGTGGTCGGTCCTCGACCAGACCATCGCTGGCGTCGGCAACTCGGCGAACGACATCGGCACGGTGGTCGGCAAGAAGAGCGGCGTCACCACGCTGCGTGCGTTCTACAAGACCTTCGCGTCGTCCGAGGTCGACAACCTGCAGGTGCTCGGCAATCTGCAGTCGGTCGCGCTCGAGATCGGCGACGGGCGCTTCCCGATCGGCGAGGAGATCGAGGTCAAGGCGCGCGGCACCTACGAGAACGACATCAAGCTCAACATCACCGACAAGTGTGAGTGGTCGGTCGTCAACCCGAACATGGCCGAGGTCGACAACCAGCCCTCGTCCGTGGACGGCGACGGCAAGGGCTGGGTGAAGGGCAAGGCGCTCGGTCAGACGGTGCTGCGCGCGACTTGCGAGGGCAAGACGGCGCAGGCGCAGATCCAGGTCATCGGCACGATGACCGGCCTCGTCGTCCAGCCCGCGATGACCGAGATGGAGGCCCTCGAGGAGAAGCAGTTCAAGGCCATCGGTCAGTACAGCGACGGCGAGACCAAGGACCTGACCAAGCTCGTCTCGTGGACGTCGAGCAACCCTGGCGTGGCGACGGTCGACGACGTCGACGACCGCGGCACGGTGTTCGCGCTCACGACCGGCAGCACGAACATCGTCGCGCGGAAGGGCAACTTCGTCGCGACCGGCACGGTGGTGGTCAACGCAGGCATCGTGCGCATCGAGGTCCTGCCCGACGGCAACACGATCCGCGGCAGCACCAAGCTGAAGATGCGCGCCAACGGCATCCGGGCGAACAACAAGAACCCGGCGCCGCTCACCAAGCGCGTCGTCTGGTCGTCGGCGAATCCCGAGATCGCGCGCGTCAGCAACCGCAAGGGCGAGGAGGGCACGGTCTTCGGCGGCGGCGTCGAGGGCACGACGACGATCACCGCGACGCTGCCCGGCACCGACTTCACGGCGTCCGCGAAGGTCACGACGAGCTGCCTGCTCGACAGCATGGAGTTCGGGCAGACCAGCAAGAGCTGGCGCATGGGCCGCGCGAAGCGCGCGAAGATGATCGGCATCTACATGTGCCCGAACCGGTCGACGCGGAACATCACGCAGAACGTCGAGTACACGTCGAGCAACCCGAGCGTCGCGGTGGTGAGCAACGAGCCGAAGGCGGTCGGGCTGATCACGCCGGTCTCGCCGGGCACGACGGTCATCACGGCGGTCGATCCGTCGACCGGCAAGAGCGCCACGAACTCGCTGCTGGTGACGATCCTGCCGTAG